The Malus domestica chromosome 10, GDT2T_hap1 nucleotide sequence aaactgataaggtatcgaaaagtaatcacatccataacgggtgagtaagtttcgtcatagtcaatcccggggcgttgtgagaaaccttgtgctacaagacgagctttgtaacgcacaatttcgttcttctcattacgcttccgaacgaaaacccacttgtagccaacgggcttcacatgtggaggagcaggaactacaggtccaaacaccttacgtttcgcaagtgaatcaagttcgacttggattgcttgtttccagtttgaccaatcagctctacgtcgacattcatcaacggaacgcggttcaatgtcatcgctcaacatgatctcagtagctactgcaaatgctaatgcatcgtcgacaatcatctcatttctacgccacacatcatctaagctagcataatagaccaaaatctcacgattctcgggaagaggattcgtctcttcaaggacgcttccataatctagaatttcctcatgagttgggtaaaatgagtaagcgatagtcggattcacggtaggctcttcaggaccttgtgccgtggttttcctcttccgggggtgtgaatcctttgaaccaaggggtctgccacgcttttgtgtaggggcagatgattggctagccgctaatgtacgtggatcaccagaattggcgtcccgggcttccaggagggtagtccgtcgtacatttggtacatccatctttgcaggcgtattcgcagctggaatatgtgatcttgtcacgcgcgctagatcggtgaaagcatctggcatgctctgagctatgctttggagatctaatatgcgctgcacttcagcttcagactgagcggtgcggggatctaaatgagacaaagtgggagtcgtccacgataattcgcgtcgttcattaggaacgttgacgttcttatctccccctaacgacgggaagactgtctcatagaagtgacaatccgcgaaacgagcggtaaacagatcgcctgtcaaaggttctaagtaacgaataatcgaaggagaatcatatccgacatatattcccatccttcgttgaggccccatttttgtacgtaagggcggcgagatcggcatatagaccgcacaaccaaaaacgcgcagatgcgatatgtcgggtttgcatccggtgaccaactgaagggcactaaatggttgtgtcgcaacaggcctcaggcggaccaattttgctgcgtgcaatattgcatggccccaagcagcgatcgggagcttggtacgtatgaccaacgatcgagcaatcatttgtaaatgcttaatgaaagcctctgccaggccgttctgggtgtgaacatggggtacaggatgttcaacttcaaccccaaccgacatgcaatagtcatcaaaagttttagatgtgaattctccagcattatccaatcgaatagatttgatcggataatcagggtggtgagccctgagcttgataacctgagccaacagtttggagaatgcagcgttccttgtggacaacaagcacacgtgtgaccaacgtgtagaagcgtcaaccaaaaccataaaatatctaaatggtccgcagggaggttgaatcggtccacaaatgtccccctgaatccgttgtagaaaaatgggaggattcgaacgaatcttgtcataagaaggcttagtaataagctttcccatagaacatgtttggcatgcaatttcatggatcgaacctaagcttcgggttagtggatgcccgtgtgaagttttgaggatacggcgcatcgctattcgtccaggatgtcccaaacgatcatgccaaagtgtaatttcgtgcgcggtccctgtggtagggccggccacatagtggcattctatggggcgtatggtcgtagtatacagaccactcgggttacgctccatcttctctagaatacgcttctggccatattcgtaggaagttacgcacagaaattcaactccgttttctacgtgggtttcagcgtggtaattgttatctctaatgtccttgaaacttagtaacgttcttccggaacgtggagaatagagtgcctcagcaatggtcaagattgtaccattggacaacattatacgtgccttaccgtatccttcgatcaggttggatgggcctgagagggttgtcagaggtgcattcttaggtacgaagttagtgaaatagatgcgttcacgcaaaacagtatgcgtggttgcactatctgccagacaactaactttcccactagtcatacctagaatgaaaaattaatttgaatcggtcacatgcataaaagtttataaaaacaagtatcaattcaaaataatttcatttattcaaggaaaaaacttaatatccaaaataaatcgccaactaataatccaaaacataaaggaaaattgttcaaaatcaaccaaaaaacaaggtggggttcggccacaaggtggaattcggccccaattgtcttattttaactgaaaaataagtctatgtctaagattctaatcttccataggagtggtatcctcctgaaaatcagaaacctccatctttgtagtctccggttcgtccacttgcaggaagtttgattcaaacttcgtacgacgagaatgatatgcatccacaaccttcttgggagcacggcaaatacgggaccaatggtccttggaaccacaacgatagcacatatcgtcatttattgtggcaggtgctttgcccttattcttgaagttcggggccttgggagcgaggtttgggcgtttctgggctttgtttcctccattggatgggccttggctctgttgaccttggtgggatggcttctggccgcccttaccacgcctcttttggcgttttgggtgctgattagtgctataatgtgcttcaggcacagcagtagccccagtaggtcgagcttgatgattcttcatcaacagctggttctgcttttcagcaagaagtaaaacagagatcaaatccgagaacttagtgaacttctgagctctatattgttgctgcaggacaatattagaagcagagaaggtcgagtaggtcttctccaggagatcttcttcagtcaaagtttcattgcaaaacttgagaagtgatcggattcgacaaacttcagaattatattcattcacagacttaaagtcttggaagcgcaagtgctgccagtcgtgtcttgcttcaggcaagaatatgtccttttggtgatcgaaacgatcagccaaagcgacccataatgcacgtggatcctcctcagcaaggtactcagtttgtagagcgtcatggatatgtcttcggatgaagatcatagcagtggctttttcagcctcgccaACATgtttatctgttgcttcttcaatagcaggacgcaagttctttgcagtgaggtggagcttcacatcttgaacccacttgaggtagttccttccagaaacctccaaagcggtgaagtcgagtttgttcaaattcgacatgttcctatcacaaaatggatgaacaagatgtggttagtgtaatggagaaaaatcaatccattcacataggagtagaacatacaggttctaatagacatgtattggtttaattttgcatgaaaaacttcgggttttcatgggtgatatatttaagtgaaaacttcgggttttcaaacaaggcatgtgtataagaaacttcgggtttcaaagtaattatgaacttcaggttcatatattcctgcaggcaaacacaaatatatatgcaaacaaatatgcaaagaatatatgcagaaatattgtataatgataagtgaattaatttttttttttttttttttttttggtcttcggggccaaattaaaatgtgggtgaaaatataaaaaaacccatattatttaaaaaaaattaaataataaaatctcggggcctaaaaatataggccaAGAACCCTCGGGTGGGATTACAGGCCCACGGGGTGAGAAGaggggaatgggctgctgtgtgcagccctaaaaaaaaatttttcgtttttttttttttttttttttttttttttgtattcatttatattatatgcatgtataattttaatgaatcacatatttacgttgatgcatatgcaaataatagtttcaatgcatgtacatatgtaggattcaattcatgacaaatatcaaattcacataattgtagcaattttgattatgaagcatacacaatttacgtagaatctaaaatacgtaaaacgtaaagttgggtcatgcatcatggtgaatgttcatgctatcagggcttgcaaaatatcgagttaaaagccgttgtttggaaagaacctgattgcgtgatgatatggatgaactggtttgattagggctgggttcggttcttttcggttcggttttttgccaaaaccgaaaccaaaccgaaatttcggttcggttcggttcggcccatatttttttcggtttttttcggttcgggttcggttttttttcggtttttttttttttttcctccaaaaaatgcaaaacaaccACAACATAAGATAGAAATAGAAAATATGACATGTTTCCATCTCTCTAGGACGGTTTTTCAATATTCATGAGACACAAGCGGTGAGAACAAAGCCAGCGTAGAACATCCTCGGCACGCCAGATGCGTTTGCAATTAGTACCCCAAGTAGCGGTTTCAGCACATACTGCGCGATAAACCCAACAGAGAGTGGTAAAGGTCTGCAACAGATGAGAAGTAAAGAGTATTGGAAGCACACTCAAAACCTCACTGACAGATCAGGATAAATAAATGACAGTAAGAAGAATATATACACAACACTGAACAAAGATATTACCTTTTGAATGCAAGAGCAAAATCATCAATCGAAAGTTTGATTCCAATTGACAGCATGATCCCACCAAGAGCAGGGGCATATAAATCCTTGGATACCCTGTATTAATTTTAAGTTAATACATTGCTAaactaaattaacaaaaaattagacTCTCATGTGCCTATAAGCAAACACATGCAAGCAGTCCCAGCTCATGAGCTTTAAAATTTTCCTAAACCAAAATCTCTGAAATTAAGAGTTGACTAAAATGAGCCAGGATTAAAGATAATGACTTTAGATTAATCTATACGAAAGGGTATCCACAAAtagtattaatttataaatttaatcctTAATTATCCCAGCAAAAACAAAGTATCCATATATAAAATAAGCTAACTTGGACTGGACTTgctataaactaaaaaaaaaaaaaaacagaatccCAGTTGCTAATTCCACAAGAACTCGACATGCGACCATTCAAAACCcaataaaattcaagaaaaccAGAACTGACCAAGTGAACGTTGACGGCTGAGCCAGAGCAGCAATGGCGGTAGCAGCAACGACGAAAGGAAGCATTGCAGATAAGACCTGAGACGACGAGGACTTGGCACGTtggaaagaggaagagaggaaggagagttgaagagaggaagagaggaaggagggagagagagactgaggaatgagggagagagagcagcggatgaggaagagagagactgaggaagGAGCGAGAGTGTTTGAGTGACGGCTGCTAGGGTTTGTAAACTTAACAAATTTTATAAAGCATTAGCGATTAGAATACCTATAAATCATATACTGGTACAGATATAGCAACAACAAGCCTACAGTCAAGTTGGCTTGAAGGAATTATCCCCCCTGGACGGAAGGGGTTCGATTCCTCACAGCAGCAGGTTTTAagtaaatttaattttaagtttaaaaGGTTTGTTGATTGCtcaaaaaacctaaaaaaatttTCTGAAACCCTGGAGGCATGAGGATTCGAACCCATGCGCAGGGGCTTGAAAAGTTTCAAGCAAACCAACTTGGTAACAGGTTATGTCTTGTTATAATTGTATCACTAAAGtatttataatattgaaaaaaaattaaatatatatatcttttcggttcggttcggtttggttcggtttccgaaccttaaaaaccgaaaccgaaccaaccagattcggttcggttcggtttggcagtttcggttcggtttttttcggcctcggttcggtttggttttcggtttttttcggttttcggttatttgaacccacccctaggtttgatgcagaaaaaatttccaacgtctgattcctaagcgcagcggtaggagcgtgctgataacgtgttgtggtctattttatctgacagagggagtagggccggcggcagagagagagaggagagagatgtgtgtttgtagaattgtaggggaatgtgtgtgttgttatccctcctacattgtgcctttatttatagtagtaaagggagagaagatattccttctcctccaagtaatacaagttgtaataggaaaggataactagaatcaaatcttatctaggatttacacaatcatacttaaactaggaatgtttacaacagaTACAGTAATCTTTTGCCTATAAAATGAAAACATAGAGAGGAAAGAAAGAGGGGTGATGAAAGACTCGGCAAAGAAGAGAAACGGAAGGAAGacagaagagaggaagaagagagaagaaaatagagagagttatctttgtactcctattatttcatattataaatgGAAAACACCcatgctgccccgaggacgtactccaatCACACTgattgtagaggaacctcgtaaatattgTGTCTTATTTCATTTATTCCATTGTACACACACCGCCAATTttacaacatgttatcagcatgagaagttctcgtgttaGTGGAAAGCACAAAGCCATAAATCCGGAAAAGCACTACATACCTCTCACCACTGTCAGTtggaatctcacagataagaaaatcttttcatttcatcttcaaatctgTATAGTATTAATTTTCTTGAAGCAACTATGTATTTTGTTATATGACTTCCATTATTTGCATAATAAAAGGTATGTCCATTTTTTCATCTATTTTTCGTCTCCCCCACCGTGCTAGAAGCGTCCCACCGAATTCCGatgagaattgaaatttacaatAACCTGTAGTTGTCATGAGATGAGAAAACTTGTACCTAACATATGGTTTCTAGAGATTCAGAAGAATCTCATCAGACTTGGAAACTCAAATTGCGTCCTTTTTTCTGATCTCGAGGACTTCCATGAATACTTAGTT carries:
- the LOC114827251 gene encoding probable sodium/metabolite cotransporter BASS3, chloroplastic; the encoded protein is MLPFVVAATAIAALAQPSTFTWVSKDLYAPALGGIMLSIGIKLSIDDFALAFKRPLPLSVGFIAQYVLKPLLGVLIANASGVPRMFYAGFVLTACVS